In the genome of Labrus mixtus chromosome 21, fLabMix1.1, whole genome shotgun sequence, one region contains:
- the LOC132955186 gene encoding leucine-rich repeat, immunoglobulin-like domain and transmembrane domain-containing protein 2: MDVLHVTLPVAVVFCFITPVSSTCVTGCSCRDDKLGRSLLCMGTSLRQIPEDVPQDFAKIRIENCHLTELPQGSFSKVSALEFLWLNFNEITLMNIKSLGGLANLTELRLQGNKLTTVPWTAFQDTPKLKILDLKHNRLDVLPEQALRYLPALTYLDLSFNQLSVISKDVFHNWPLYETAQKAWGKEGLVSNVVLALHDNPWLCDCRLKGFVEFIKTVSPPIILMNSYLMCSGPASKAGKFFHEIPVKSCMKPEASSPETNITLPLGANATLSCLVKARPSPTIHWMYSLKIIRGFTVTETQVDEETVTSQLVIPSLHLAERGLYTCVANNFIGNSSVSIMVDSSSPSSIPLPPPVPMLSSDHNTFIEIRIAKQTVYGITLDWHAETDNPAKTWFTIHFGKYDTPKKETIYIGPGINSYSVGNLLPVTKYEVCVSLKNHPPREGECIVFVTGNDISEMEQRKRLIHIIVIVCAMVLAVPAGMYACTTEIRFTCVERCMDRWKKRRQENRENHPGTERQGTFDSLQANSEEVLCRELEEKPKRKREKGGSAAYMY; encoded by the exons ATGGACGTCCTTCATGTCACATTACCTGTCGctgttgtattttgtttcatCACTCCTGTATCTTCAACTTGTGTGACCGGTTGCTCCTGCAGAGATGATAAACTGGGAAG GTCTTTGCTATGTATGGGAACCTCCTTGAGACAAATCCCAGAGGACGTCCCACAAGACTTTGCTAAAATACGAATTGAAAACTGCCACTTGACAGAGTTACCTCAAGGGTCTTTCTCTAAAGTCAGTGCCTTGGAGTTTCTCTGGCTGAATTTCAATGAGATCACCCTGATGAACATCAAAAGTCTTGGGGGGCTGGCTAACCTGACAGAGCTCAGGCTACAAGGGAACAAGTTGACCACTGTGCCATGGACAGCGTTTCAAGACACACCCAAACTCAAGATTTTGGACTTAAAGCACAATCGACTAGACGTCCTGCCTGAGCAAGCTCTGAGGTACTTACCTGCCCTGACCTACTTAGATTTATCCTTCAACCAGCTTAGCGTGATATCAAAAGATGTCTTCCATAACTGGCCACTTTACGAGACAGCACAGAAAGCATGGGGGAAAGAAGGACTGGTGTCGAATGTTGTTCTGGCACTGCACGACAACCCATGGTTGTGCGACTGCAGACTCAAGGGCTTTGTTGAATTCATCAAGACCGTCAGCCCTCCCATCATTCTGATGAACTCTTATCTGATGTGCTCAGGCCCCGCCTCCAAAGCTGGCAAGTTTTTCCATGAGATCCCAGTGAAATCCTGCATGAAACCAGAGGCCTCTTCCCCAGAGACTAACATCACTTTACCTCTGGGAGCAAATGCAACACTTTCATGCTTAGTCAAGGCCAGGCCGAGCCCTACCATTCACTGGATGTACAGTTTGAAGATTATAAGAGGATTTACTG TTACAGAGACCCAGGTAGACGAGGAGACGGTCACCTCCCAGCTGGTGATCCCCTCTCTTCACCTTGCGGAGCGAGGACTCTACACCTGCGTGGCCAACAACTTCATTGGCAACTCCTCTGTCAGCATTATGGTGGACagctcttctccctcctccattcCTCTCCCTCCACCCGTCCCCATGTTGTCATCTGATCATAACACCTTCATTGAAATCCGAATCGCAAAGCAGACAGTTTACGGTATCACCCTGGATTGGCATGCAGAGACGGACAACCCAGCGAAAACATGGTTCACCATCCACTTTGGCAAGTATGATACACCCAAAAAGGAGACGATCTACATTGGCCCCGGCATCAACAGCTACTCCGTTGGCAACCTGCTTCCTGTCACCAAATACgaggtgtgtgtgagcctgAAAAACCATCCGCCGAGGGAAGGTGAATGCATCGTGTTCGTGACGGGAAATGACATCAGTGAGATGGAGCAAAGAAAGAGACTTATACACATTATTGTTATCGTGTGCGCCATGGTGCTGGCTGTGCCGGCTGGCATGTATGCTTGCACCACAGAGATCAGGTTCACCTGCGTGGAACGCTGCATGGATCGTTGGAAGAAGCGaagacaggaaaacagagagaacCATCCTGGGACGGAGAGGCAGGGAACCTTTGACAGCCTGCAGGCGAACAGCGAAGAAGTCCTGTGCAGGGAGTTGGAGGAGAAGCCGAAACGGAAACGAGAGAAAGGAGGAAGTGCTGCTTATATGTACTAG